The proteins below come from a single Chroococcidiopsis sp. SAG 2025 genomic window:
- a CDS encoding plasmid mobilization protein: protein MVRIRFTEDEYAAVSQKAIASGLTLSELVRRAALENRCPNPKAKSRSPLTSSWRSWATTSTS from the coding sequence ATGGTACGCATCCGATTCACCGAAGACGAATACGCAGCAGTCAGTCAAAAAGCGATCGCCTCTGGACTAACTTTGAGTGAATTGGTGCGACGTGCTGCTCTAGAAAACCGCTGCCCCAACCCAAAAGCGAAATCGCGATCGCCACTTACGAGCAGCTGGCGAAGTTGGGCAACAACGTCAACCAGTTAG